GGGCCGAAGCTCCGGCCGGTGCGGCGCCCATGCGCATGGCCGCGGCCCCGGCCGCCCGAGGGCAGGCTCCCGAGAGGCTCGCGGCCGGCGAGCAGGCCCCGGGCCGGCAGGTCAGGACCGGCGCGCCCCGGGAGTACATGGTCCGCAAGGGCGACTTCCCCGAACTCATCGCCAAGCGCTTCGGGGTCTCGCCCGAGACCGTGCTGTTCCACAACAAGCTGACCAAGCGCAGCATCCTGCAGGTGGGCCAGAAGCTGGAGATCCCGCCGGCCAGCGGCTACTACCACACCGTGCGGCGCGGCGAGACGCTCAAGGGGCTGCTGGCTGGCCGCGATCTCGACGAGGCACGGTTCCGCCGCTACAACCCGGGCGTCGGCGACAGGCTGCGCGCCAAGCAGACCGTCTTCATCCCCGGCAAGCCGCCCGTCGTGGCCGAGGAGCGCCGCCGGCCGGAGCGGCCGGAGCGGGGCTACCGCGAGCGCGACACGCGCAAGAAGGCCCACCGCGGGGTTTTCGGCGATCTGGGCCGGGCCATCTCGGACGGCTTCCACTGGCCGCTGTCCACCAAGGCGGTCTCGAGCGGCTTCGGCGAGCGCGGGCGCCGCGACTGGCACCCGGGCATCGACATCCGCGCCGGTGTGGGCACGCCCATCCGCGCCGCCCGCGACGGTGTCGTCGTGCGGGCCGGCTGGGAAGGCGCGTACGGCCGCATGGTCGAGATCAGCCACGGCGGCGGCGTCTCCACCCGGTACGCCCATGCCTCCTCCCTGGCCGTCTCCCCGGGCGAACGGGTGGAAGCCGGCGAGATCATCGGTCGCGTGGGCACCACCGGTCGCTCGACGGGCCCGCACCTGCACTACGAGGTGCGCATCAACGGCCGGCCGGTGAATCCGAAAAGGGTGCATTAGGTTCGGAATGCGAGGCCGGCACGGAGGCCGGCCCCACTCGGCTTGCCCGGAATTGGCAGCCTCACTGGCTTGGCAGCCTCACTGGCTTGGCAGCCTCACTGGCTTGGCAGCCTCACCGGGCTTGGCGGCCCTACTTCGCCAGGTTGCGCTTGATGATGTCGATGAGTTCGGCCTGGCGGAACGGCTTGCGCAGGACATCGTCGGCGCCGGCCTGCATGGCCGCCGCGATGCTGGGCGGCGAGACCGACGCGGTATGGGCGATGATGACGGTGTCCTCGGTGGCGGGGTCGGCGCGTAGCCGTCGGATGAGCTCCAGGCCGTCGAACGCGCTCTCGCGCATCTTGATGTCCACCAGGGCGACCTCGGGCAACTCGGACTTGGCCAGGGCCAGGCCGTCCTCGGACTTCTCGGCCAGGATGGCCTGGTGGCCGGCGCTCTCGACGATCAGCTTGATCGCCCCCAGCGTGATGGGCTCGTCCTCGACGATCAGGACACGCATACCCTAGCCTACCAGTTCTTCGCCGCTATCCAGCGCGGAATTCTGCGGAGTGGCCTCGTCGTCGAGGATGTCCGGGTGCCTCGCGGCCGCCGCGACTACCGCCGGCTCGGGAGCCGCCTCGGCCTGCCGGGCGCGGGCGCGATTGCGCCGCGCTTCGCCCGGCGGAGAGTAGGTGTGCGACGCGCCGGCCGAGGTGGGCAGGTCGCGGCTGGCCGGCAGCACGAACCGGAAGGTGCTGCCCTTGCCCACCTCGCTGTCCACCTCGATGCGACCGCCCATCAGGTCCAGAAGGCTCTTGACGATGTTGAGGCCGATGCCGGTGCCGCCGTACTTGCGCGTGGACGAGGCGTCCACCTGGTAGAACCGGTCGAAGAGCCGCGGCTGCGCATCCTTGGGTATGCCGATGCCGTCGTCGATCACCTCCACCGCCACCCCGTCGCCCGCCTGGTAGCAGCGCACCTTGATCGAGCCCCGCTCGCCGGTGAACTTGATGGCGTTGGAGACCAGGTTGCGCAGCACTTGCTGGGCGCGTTCGTAGTCGGCGAAGATGGCCGGCACGCCCTTGTTGATCTCGATGGAGATCTCCTGCTTCTGCGCGTGGGCCAGGGCCTTGGCGCTCTCCACGACCGGCCCGATGAGCATCGCGGGGTCGATGGGGCTGGGCATGATCTCGAGCGCGCCCGATTCGAGGCGGTTGAGGTCCAGGAGATCTTCGACGAGCACGGTCAGGCGGCTGGCGCCTTCCATGATGCTGCGCATGGCCTCCTGCTGGCCGTCGGTGAGCGGCCCCAGCAGGCCGTCTTCCAGGCTCGAGCCGTAGGCCGTGATGAACGTGATGGGCGTGCGCAACTCGTGGCTGACATTCGCCAGGAAGTCCGCCTGGAGCTGATCGAGCTTGCGGAGTTCGCCCACCAGTTCGGTGAGCTTGGCGTTGGCCTCCTCGAGTTCGGCGGCCTTGTCGGTCAGGCGCCGGTAGGCGGCCTGCACCTCGCTGGTGCGCTCGGCGACCTGCGTTTCCAGCGAGACGTTGGCCTCGTTGACCTTCTGGTAGAGCATGTCCAGTTCCTGGAGCTGGCTCTGGATGCGCTCGGCCTGCTTGGAGATCTCTTCGTTCTGCTCCTGGAGCAGCGCATTCTGGCTGGAGACCTCGCTGTTGAGCGCGTTGATCTTCTCGAAGTTCTGGCGAATCTGCTTCATCAGGGTGTTGTAGGCCGAGGTCAGCACCTGGAACTCGCGCACGCCCGACGTGATGGGCACCTCGACCGCGTGGGCGAAGTTCTGCTTGGTCGTACGCTCGCCCATCTCGGCAGCCAGGGCGTCGAGAGGCTTGGCGAGGCGATTGGCGACCAGGAACGACACCAGGAAGCAGCCGATGGCCGTGAACAGGATGATCAAGAGCGAGTTGTGGAGGTTGCGGATGGGGTTGGCGAGCACGTGGGCCGAAGGCTGGGTGACGATGACGCCCCACTTGGCCTCGCCCAGGTGGCGGTAGGCCCCCAGGCGTTCGATGCCGTCCACCCGGTCGCCGAAGAAGTTGGAGATGTACTTGAGCGTGCCGTCCTCGCCCATCAGGAGCCGCTCAACGGGCGGCAGGGTCTTGAGGTTGCGGCCGGGCCGGAAGTTCTGGGCCGCCAGGAGCGTGCCGCGGCGGTCCACGAAGAAGATGTAGTAGCGCTCCTCGAAGCTGTACTGGTTCGTGAACTCGTTGAGCAGGAACTCCAGGCTCAGGCTGGCGCGGAGCACCCCGGCGAAGCGGCCATCGCGGTCGACGTAGGGCAGCAGCAAGGCCACGACCGGCGTGTCGACCAGGTTGGAGTAGAAGTAGTTGGTGTAGTAGGGCTGGCCCGAATGCCTGGCCTGCCGGAAGCTCTCCACGTCGTCGATGGGCAGGCCCTCGCCCTCGCGGCTCGACAGGGTTATCTTGCCGTCCGCGTCGGTGACGTGGATGGCCTCGATTTGCGGATTGCCGTGCACTTCCTCGGCGATGCGGCCTCGCAACTGGCCGGGATGCGTCAGGCGGGTCTTGTCGATACTGCGCAGCGCCCGGCGCGTGTTCTCCAGGGCGTACAGGAGGTAGCGTTCGGCCAGGCGGGCCACGCCCATCTCCTGCTTCATCGACGCGCGCTCGATGCGGTCGATGTCGCCGCTGTACTGCCACACCGAGATGATGGTCGCCACGCCGAGCGGAATCAGCGTCACGCCGAGCAGCAGCACCAGGAGGTAGTGCCGCAGCGACCAACCAGGCTTATGCAAAATCAGGGGGCCTCCGCCCTAATTCTACCCGACCGGCAGGGCGGCGGTCCTGTTGGCCTCCTCTCCCAGGGGAGGCGCGGCGATCAGTCCTCCTTGGAGGTCCGGGGCACCGAGAGCTTCAGCGCACCGCCTTGCACGTGCCTGGTTCCGCCTCGTAGCGCGACCCGGCGCCGCAACTCCTCTAGCTGGGCGTGGGACAGCTTGCGCGTGGCACTGACACGGGACCGATTGCGCGCGGACATCAAGATGGGCTCGCCTCCTCCATATGGTGACTCCCGGGCCACTCCCGGGGTTCCGACGGTTCGCGGGAACTGGCGCCCGCCATTCGGGCACAACGGGGACTACCCTATCTCCCCTGACAGTTCATTGTCAATCGTGATCGGAGGTTCCTGAGCCGCTTGCCGAGCCGATTTGGGGATAAATTTCCGCTTGCTTGCGCCCCGGAGGCGAGGAAGGCGGGAGGCGGGCGGCGAGGGCGTCCGGGAAATCCGAGCCGATGCCGTCCACGCCGGCCTCCAGGGCCCGGGAGAAGTCATCCTGGCTGTTGGCGGTCCAGGTGAAGACGCCCAGACCCGCGGCATGAGCCTGCCGGACCACGTCGGGAGTCAGCATGGGGAGGGCGGGCCAGATGCAGTCGGCTCCGGCGGCGCGGGCGGCCCCGGCGGGATCGGCGAGGCGGGCGTAGAAGAGGATGCCGGTCGCGACGTGCGGGGCGATTTCCTTGAACTCGCGGACCACCAGGTTGTCGAAGCTGATGACCAGGGCCCGGTCGGCCATTCCGTACCGGGCGATCGCCGTTGCCACCTTGCGGGCGATGTCCGGGTAGAAGTACGGCCCGTTCTTGATCTCCACCACGACGCCCAGGGGAGGACGCCCGGCGGCGAACGCCAGCAACTCCGCCAGGGTCGGGATGCGCTCGCCCCGGCCCGCATCGAGGCGGCGCAAGGCGTCCAGGTCGTGGTCGCGCAAGAGGCCTGGAGCGCCGGTCGTGCGCTCCAGGGTGTCGTCGTGGAAGACGACCACCTCGCCGTCGCGGGACAGGTGGACGTCGCATTCGACGAGGTCGGCCCCCATGCGGGCGCCGGCGGCAAACGCCGACAGGGTGTTCTCCGGGGCGTGCCCGGCGGCGCCGCGGTGGCCCACGACATACGGGCGGGCGGGGTAGCGTCGGACGGCGACCATGCAGGCATGCTACCGCGAGAAGGTCTTGGGCCGACCGCGCGCTGGGCGCGTGGCCGAGGGGAGCTATTCTCGGGAGACGATGGACCGGCCGGCAATCGCCTTCTACGACGGCGCCTGCGGCTTCTGCAGGCGGACGCGGGGCGTGCTGGCGCGCCTCGACGTCTTTCACGCGGTGACCTGGAAAGATTTCCGCGAACCCGGTGCGCTGGCCGGTTTCCCCCAGGTCGACCCCGACGCGTGCGAGCGCGCGCTGCAACTGGTGGTGCCGGGACGCCCCGCGCCACTGGCAGGCTTCGCGGCCTTCCGCTGGCTGGCGGGCCGCCTCCCGGTCGCCTGGCCGCTCGTGCCCGTGCTGCACCTCCCGGGCGCCGGCTGGCTGGGAGAGCGGGCCTACGCCTGGGTCGCGGAGAGGCGCTTCGGGCTCGGCTGTTCTGCCGGCGGCGCGGCCTGCCGCCTGCCGGGCGGGCCGCGGAAGGACTAGCCCCGCTGGCGCGTTGACTCCGGGCGCACGGGGCCTATAGTCAGCCACCGGAAGCGCAAAGGAGAAAACGCATGGTCTCGCGCCCTGTCTTGCGGCGTGCCGGGATCCTGGCGCTGGCGGGAACCCTGTATGCCTGCGCCGCGGGCCCGCAACCGGCGGCCACGGGGCCGGCCCCTCCCGATCGCCAGGGCCGGGCGACCTACCACGTCTCCCAGGCCGCCGAACCGGATGTCGGCCTGCTGGCAGGCATTCCGGCGTCGATACCGGCCGGCGAAGCCCGGCAGCGGCTGGCGCCGATCGCCCTCGAGCAGGTCTCGGGCAGCTTCCAGTCGGATGTCTTCATGGGCCAGACCGGCGTGTTGCGGGGATTCGCGCCCGGCTTCACGGCCGAACTGCTGGAACGGTCGCTCTTCCTGCAGGTGGGCGACCTGATGGTCCCCTACATGGTGTCGGACGGGCAGTACGTCCCGGTCGCCATGGTCGACCAGGCCAGGGGCGTCTACCTTTACCCGGCCCTCGTGCTCGAGGCCGGGATCCTGGTGCCGATCTACTTCGTGGCCCGCGGCGCGCTGGAACCCTACTCGTTGTTCCTCCCGGTCGATTTCCCGCCTACCTATGTCTCGCCGATCAACATCATCCTGGTGCCGGCGCCCATCGTCATCCGGCCGATCATCATCCGCCCGCGCCCCAGGCCTCGGCCGACTCCCACCGCAACCCCGCCGCGGCCGGAACCGACGCCGACCATGGTCCCGCCACATCCTGAACCTGGGCCGACGATACGTCCGCCCCGGCCCGAGCCCGCGCCCACGCTGCGTCCGCCCCGGCCGGATCGGCCCAGGCCGCCTCGTCCGGACAGGCCGCGCCCGCCGCTGGCCTTCGAACCGCCCGACGACCTGGAGCGGTTTCCGATCGTGGTCCCGGATGACGCTCTCGCCCCTCTTCAGGGAGGCGTCAGCGTGCCGTCGATGTAAAGCTTCAGCGAAGAATCGTCCGCTCCCTTGCGAAGCATCGGTTGCGTGTCTTAAAATTACGAAACAATCGCTGGCTTCACAAATAAAGTTTACATAAACGCCCGCCGGCGGGCCGGAGACCACTTGAAAATGTCCCAGGATCCTGCCCCTCCAGCAGTCTCACAGGTGAAGCGGGTCGCGCGCCTGCCCGGCGGCTCGCTCGCCGGCGAGCGGCGGGCGGCGCCCGCGCGCATCGAGTCACTCCTGGCGGTCCAGCGCGAGGTGACGCTGGTCCTGGCCTCGGCAGCAAGCCTGCGCGCGGGCGCGCCGAAGATCCTGGCCGAGTTGTGCTGCCTCCTCGGGTGGGACTGGGGAGCGATCTGGCGGGTGCAGGGCAAGGGCGCGGAACTGGCCTGCCGGGAGTCC
The DNA window shown above is from Candidatus Tanganyikabacteria bacterium and carries:
- a CDS encoding glycerophosphodiester phosphodiesterase, encoding MVAVRRYPARPYVVGHRGAAGHAPENTLSAFAAGARMGADLVECDVHLSRDGEVVVFHDDTLERTTGAPGLLRDHDLDALRRLDAGRGERIPTLAELLAFAAGRPPLGVVVEIKNGPYFYPDIARKVATAIARYGMADRALVISFDNLVVREFKEIAPHVATGILFYARLADPAGAARAAGADCIWPALPMLTPDVVRQAHAAGLGVFTWTANSQDDFSRALEAGVDGIGSDFPDALAARLPPSSPPGRKQAEIYPQIGSASGSGTSDHD
- a CDS encoding response regulator; the encoded protein is MRVLIVEDEPITLGAIKLIVESAGHQAILAEKSEDGLALAKSELPEVALVDIKMRESAFDGLELIRRLRADPATEDTVIIAHTASVSPPSIAAAMQAGADDVLRKPFRQAELIDIIKRNLAK
- a CDS encoding DUF393 domain-containing protein, whose translation is MDRPAIAFYDGACGFCRRTRGVLARLDVFHAVTWKDFREPGALAGFPQVDPDACERALQLVVPGRPAPLAGFAAFRWLAGRLPVAWPLVPVLHLPGAGWLGERAYAWVAERRFGLGCSAGGAACRLPGGPRKD
- a CDS encoding peptidoglycan DD-metalloendopeptidase family protein, with amino-acid sequence AEAPAGAAPMRMAAAPAARGQAPERLAAGEQAPGRQVRTGAPREYMVRKGDFPELIAKRFGVSPETVLFHNKLTKRSILQVGQKLEIPPASGYYHTVRRGETLKGLLAGRDLDEARFRRYNPGVGDRLRAKQTVFIPGKPPVVAEERRRPERPERGYRERDTRKKAHRGVFGDLGRAISDGFHWPLSTKAVSSGFGERGRRDWHPGIDIRAGVGTPIRAARDGVVVRAGWEGAYGRMVEISHGGGVSTRYAHASSLAVSPGERVEAGEIIGRVGTTGRSTGPHLHYEVRINGRPVNPKRVH